CTGCCAATGTCAGGCCTGGTGAAACTTCAGACTTCATTGTAGTCAGCTCTCGAAAAGAAGGAAATACGGAGATCCCTTTAACGCTTTCCTTTGATCAACTGCGGCAGCTGCAGCGCGGCGTTCCACTTAAGATTCAGGTCATTGGCCTGGATGCCGGCATTAGCCGTTGGCGCCCGGAAGAGAGCAACTGGTCGTGCCCCGATCCTTGCAAGTGGGAAGAGTTTCAAGATCAAATTGACGCACGCACACTCCGATTATTGGTTGATTTTGGTTATTCAGGTACCAGAAATGAGCGTATCCCACGAGCGTTTACGGGGAATCCATTCGAGTATCGTGTTTATACAGGATCGCCGAGTGCTAATCAGAGCGTCACACTCGGCCAGGCACTCCAACACATTGGCTATGACCTGGCAGCGCAAGGAGATCAAATCTTGATCGAAAACCGACCTTATCCATCTCAATGGTACTTCACTTCGGGACCTGATACCGGGGGGGCTTCGCGCGATAGTACATTCAAAGATTATTGGGATTTTGCCGGCCAGCCTTCCGATGTACTCAACATGGATATGCCTCGCGGAGTATCTCTGCTGATGGCCAGTCCCGATCCTGAAGACTCAGGTCCTTTTATTAACGGGCATTGGTTTAACGAGGCGATGAATCAGCTAACAGTATTTGCAACAGCAAAGGGTTCAATACCCGTTGAAGGGGGCGAAGTCTATGTAACCTATATTGATGGGCGTGAAGAGGTGATGCCACTTACGCGGTTTGGAGAAAGTGGGTTTTTTCGCATAGAAGAACCAACACCTTTTCCTATAGTCCCGGCCCGTTCAAGCATAGTGATGCGTGACGTATTAGGGAACGAACGAAGGCTTGAATCTGGGCTCAATCCATCTATCCCGATCGCATCAAGTTGTGCTGAGATTGATGTGAGGTATTTCCGTGCCCCAAGATTTTCGGATGACAATGGGACGGCTACCTTGTTTATCGGTGGAGACCTCAACAAGCCGGCAACTGCTTTTTGTTTTAATACCGATGGAGGTACCGATGTATGGTTCCCTCAGGTTGGCGCAGATGAAAGTGATATGCTAGGGATTGCCTTGCTTGATCCCACGCGTCGTGTTGCGGTAGGACATCAGCGCATTCTCTATTCTGATAATGCCGGCAATACATGGAGAGATATTCCACTTTCTGCGGAAGAAGCCACAACCTACCGCGCCGTTGAATTTAAAAAAGGAACAGAGACTGGTGTCGCGGTTGGCGACAACGGGATTTTCATGCGCACAGAAGACGGGGGTAATTCTTGGGTTAAAGTAGGTACAAATGCAACCGAAGGCGCATTCCATGATGTCGATCATGCAGAAGGTGATATGTGGTTTGCCGTAGGGAATAACCAGCTTTTACGCTCAACAGACGATGGGCAAACATGGGGGCCAATGCCGTTAAATACCCTCGATTTGCAAGGCAACCCCGTAGCTATTCCATTTCAAGATCTTAGAACAGTATCCTTTATTTCGAATACAGTAGGGGTAATTGGCGATCACGCGCTGGGACAGGTGTTTCAGACAGAAGATGGAGGGGAAACCTGGAATCTTCGTTTGTTGCATGCTGAACTCAATGACATTACCTATGATGGGGAAGATGCCTGGTACATTGTCGGCCGGCATGTTGTGCAGCGGTTTAGCACAAATGCCAGTGCACGCGAAGTTCTTGTTTTTGCTGGTAGCTTTTCACTGGTGCTGGAAGCAATCACATTTCCTACACCGGAAGTGGGGTACGTTATCAATGCGGGAGGCCAGGTCTTTCAGACAAACGACAGAGGACAAACCTGGTCCTCTCCCTTTGGGGGGTATCCGACGCCCAGCCATCCAGGCTCAAACCTTATGACGGACATCGATATGTTCGATGTGAACTTTGGCGGTGTTGTTGGTACAGCTGGTGTAATAGGTGCTACAGATTCAGGCGGTGGGGTTCCTCAGCCGGCCGTTTCTACCACCGCAGAAAAAGAAGGGGGACGCGAACTGCCAGCACAAATAACGCTTGAGCAGAATTATCCAAATCCATTTAACCCGACCACAACAATCGCTTACAGTCTTTCAGAAAGTCAGGACGTAAAGCTCGAAATCTTCGACCTGCTCGGACGCAACATCGCCACGCTGGTTGATGGCGTACAGGTTACCGGGATGCATACCGTTCGTTTTGACGCAACAGGCCTGAGTAGCGGGATGTACCTTTATCGTTTGAGTACCAAGCACGCAACAGAAGTGCGCCGCATGCTGCTTTTAAGGTAAGGTTGGGGGATCGGTAGAATGTAAAAAGGCCATGATGCTTTAGTTTAGCGTCATGGCCTTATATCTCAACAGTGGCTGAAATAGCCAAATTAATTGTGTTCTCCAGCCGGCCGGTTCATCGGAATTTTAACCCCTGTATCTCCCCATGAAAAGAGGATGGCGCTGCCGGCTTCGTCGAACGCCCACGTCAAATCATCGACTATCGCATCCAGTTTGTGTGGCTTTACTTTGAGCTGCATTACATCCTGCTCAGCGTCATACTCATCAGCCAGGTGCATGCCCAGCACGCTATTGACGTGAAACGTCCAGTGTGATTCTCCTGGTGTGAGGAAGAGGCTGTATCCTCCGGCAGGCAGCTCTTCTCCGCCAATAGTCAGAGCTACTGTCGAAAACATCTCTGTTGCCCGGTGTGCGCCGGCTGACCAAACCTGGTCCATCCCTACGAGTCCACCAAAAATCACGCGGCCACGGCGGTAGGGCTTGCCGAATACAATGTGTACATAGCCACCGTCATCAAATCGCAAGCCGGCCCGACCTACGGCGCTACCGGGAGGGGGCGTATCACCAACCCGAAAGCCATCAACCACAAACGTTTCTTTAATGCCGGGCGCATCGGAATGGCCGCTGTGGTGTTGTGCAAATACTGTGGCAGGGGATACCACAAAGAAAAAGAAGAGCGTAAAAACAGCAGTGCGGCAGGTAAAAGCAAACATCAGCATAGAGGGAGACAGATGGTAGAGTAAAGTGACAATGTTGAACCATTGCTTTCGTTCCCCGAGCGGCAGTCTTTCTAAAAGCTGGACACTTAAGGTACCAGGGGTATCGTTATCCCTTTTCATTGCTTAACTTGCCACAAAGACACAACCAAGCCGGCATCCTGCGCGATGCTGTAAACACCCTACCTACCCATGGAATTGAAAAAAGCCACCCTGTTGTTTCTGCTGGGCCTCTTCGTATGTGCACCAGCTTTTGCGCAGCAACCTCAGAACATCGTTTTCATTCTCAGCGATGACCATCGTTATGACTATATGGACTTCCACCCGAACAGTCCGGATTTCCTCCGCACGCCGGGCATGGACCGTATGGCTGCTGAAGGCGCGCACATTGCAAACGCGTTTGTAACTACGTCGCTCTGCTCACCAAGCCGCGCCTCGATCCTCACGGGGCAGTACTCTTTCCGCCATGGTGCCATTGATAACTCCAACCCCTTAAAAGAAGGCACGGTCCTGTTTCCTGAGCAACTCCAGGAAGCCGGCTACCAGACCGCCTACTTTGGCAAATGGCATATCGGTGAGGCACGCGATGATCCCAAACCGGGTTTTGATCGCTGGGTCAGTTTTCGCGGCCAGGGGGTATACTACAATCCGACCCTCAACATCGACGGCGAGCGCAAGCAGATGGAAGGGTATACCTCCGACCTGTTGACCAACTATGCCCTCGACTGGCTGGAAAACGGCCGCGATGAAGATGAGCCGTTTTTTGTATACCTGTCGCACAAAGCCGTACACGCCGAGTTTTATCCGGCAGAGCGGCATGCCGGGAAATACATGAAATCTGAACTGACCAAGCCGGCCTCGATGAAAAACATCGAACAAAACTACGAAGGCAAACCAGACTGGGTGCGCCAGCAACGCTACAGCTGGCACGGCGTAGATTTTATGTACCACAACCGCGACGACCACCCGCAGAACCTCGACGAAATCATCACCGATTACAGCGAAACACTGATGGGTGTTGACGAAAGCGTTAGCAGCGTGCTCGATTACCTCGTGGAAAATGACCTCGACGAAAATACGCTGGTTATTTACATGGGCGATAACGGCTTTATGCTCGGCGAACACGGCCTGATCGACAAACGGCAGGCCTACGAAGAGTCGATGCGCGTGCCGATGATTGCCTGGGCACCTGGGTTTATCGACGCCGGCTCTACCATCGATGAAAACATCCTCAACATCGACCTCGCACCAACCTTCCTGGACATTGCAGAGGGCAGCATGCCCGGCAATCACACGGTTGATGGCCTCTCCTTCTTACCAATTCTGGAAAGTGGTGCCGCTGACGAATGGCGCAGCACGTTTGTCTACCAGTACTTCTGGGAGCACGCGTTTCCCCATACCCCAACCACGTATGCCATCCGTGGAGACCGGTACAAGTACATCTATTACCACGGGGTGTGGGACAAAAACGAGCTCTAT
The Bacteroidota bacterium genome window above contains:
- a CDS encoding YCF48-related protein, with product MECPDGFEPTVDIDGDCVDDVLERQGFWYRDNQLQACDPVNDTGCFVTDPTAWSSDGDPYSDFQEATGVNMDNTVAPPYNNPLVAAEPRIEVVLLRYRFVPKATITDSNGQEMSAQSTQEFSVETSVGISYTSGVEVSAGLDAGVTASTETTASFSVTAGFSSSQTRGTAINWETATTSATDDAASLFLDIAGRNVGSATALDVTPIFNLFIGDEPLGTVRPSEPFPANVRPGETSDFIVVSSRKEGNTEIPLTLSFDQLRQLQRGVPLKIQVIGLDAGISRWRPEESNWSCPDPCKWEEFQDQIDARTLRLLVDFGYSGTRNERIPRAFTGNPFEYRVYTGSPSANQSVTLGQALQHIGYDLAAQGDQILIENRPYPSQWYFTSGPDTGGASRDSTFKDYWDFAGQPSDVLNMDMPRGVSLLMASPDPEDSGPFINGHWFNEAMNQLTVFATAKGSIPVEGGEVYVTYIDGREEVMPLTRFGESGFFRIEEPTPFPIVPARSSIVMRDVLGNERRLESGLNPSIPIASSCAEIDVRYFRAPRFSDDNGTATLFIGGDLNKPATAFCFNTDGGTDVWFPQVGADESDMLGIALLDPTRRVAVGHQRILYSDNAGNTWRDIPLSAEEATTYRAVEFKKGTETGVAVGDNGIFMRTEDGGNSWVKVGTNATEGAFHDVDHAEGDMWFAVGNNQLLRSTDDGQTWGPMPLNTLDLQGNPVAIPFQDLRTVSFISNTVGVIGDHALGQVFQTEDGGETWNLRLLHAELNDITYDGEDAWYIVGRHVVQRFSTNASAREVLVFAGSFSLVLEAITFPTPEVGYVINAGGQVFQTNDRGQTWSSPFGGYPTPSHPGSNLMTDIDMFDVNFGGVVGTAGVIGATDSGGGVPQPAVSTTAEKEGGRELPAQITLEQNYPNPFNPTTTIAYSLSESQDVKLEIFDLLGRNIATLVDGVQVTGMHTVRFDATGLSSGMYLYRLSTKHATEVRRMLLLR
- a CDS encoding DUF2911 domain-containing protein, with protein sequence MFAFTCRTAVFTLFFFFVVSPATVFAQHHSGHSDAPGIKETFVVDGFRVGDTPPPGSAVGRAGLRFDDGGYVHIVFGKPYRRGRVIFGGLVGMDQVWSAGAHRATEMFSTVALTIGGEELPAGGYSLFLTPGESHWTFHVNSVLGMHLADEYDAEQDVMQLKVKPHKLDAIVDDLTWAFDEAGSAILFSWGDTGVKIPMNRPAGEHN
- a CDS encoding sulfatase, which produces MELKKATLLFLLGLFVCAPAFAQQPQNIVFILSDDHRYDYMDFHPNSPDFLRTPGMDRMAAEGAHIANAFVTTSLCSPSRASILTGQYSFRHGAIDNSNPLKEGTVLFPEQLQEAGYQTAYFGKWHIGEARDDPKPGFDRWVSFRGQGVYYNPTLNIDGERKQMEGYTSDLLTNYALDWLENGRDEDEPFFVYLSHKAVHAEFYPAERHAGKYMKSELTKPASMKNIEQNYEGKPDWVRQQRYSWHGVDFMYHNRDDHPQNLDEIITDYSETLMGVDESVSSVLDYLVENDLDENTLVIYMGDNGFMLGEHGLIDKRQAYEESMRVPMIAWAPGFIDAGSTIDENILNIDLAPTFLDIAEGSMPGNHTVDGLSFLPILESGAADEWRSTFVYQYFWEHAFPHTPTTYAIRGDRYKYIYYHGVWDKNELYDLKTDPKEMYNLIDAPAHQARVDSLRTAMFDIFDANAATDVKFRRPARFQAGERKLH